TGGGCAAGGGCTGGTATACTCGGCATACGACCTCGGTTTTGGTATCGGTTTGGTTTCAGCACCACCGAGTATACCAACCCGAGGTCGTTCTGTGAACATGCGTTGTGCGTCCCTGTCCGCCCTTAAACCTCGCGGGCGGGAGAGGGGGAGAGGGGGTGAGGGCATGCTGGCCGTTGTTAACGCGATAAACCATTACACATAGAACATAGAGCAAAGAACATAGTCAGAAATCAAAAGGCAAAAGAGCTAATATCTAATGCCGAGGTGCAGAGGGATGTGAGGGGTCAGGGGTCAGGGATCAGGGGTCAGGAAACACAATATCGAAACAGCAAGGAGCTTGGGGTTAGCAGCATAATCAAACTAATCTGTGGAATCTGTGGCTAAAAACTTAACCTTCGCGCTCTTCGCGTCATTCGTGGTTTCATTCTTCGTGTCCTTCGTGTCCTTCGTGGATCAAAACCTGACCCCTAAAAAACAGATTGACAATAAAAAGTTGGGCATGGTACAGTTTGTGATATGGTGATCACGATTGACCAGATCAATTGAATCGGCCAGGAGGAAAGAACGATGGATGATTTGATTGAGGATTTACTTGCTCATCCCAAGGTGCTTGAAACCCGCAGCCACCTGCACCATGGGATTGCTAAATACGAACATTTGATGCGAGTTACGCGCTATTCTTACCGAATTGCTCGTTTGCTCAAGGCTGATGTACGGGTTTGCGCTCGTGCTGCCTTACTGCATGATATCGATTCACGCTATGGCACGCTGGAAAATCATGGGGCGGTGGCCGCTCGCTGGGCCGAAGAACAGGGCGAAGATTTTGCTGTCTGCCAAGCGATTATTGGCCATATGTACCCCATCGGCCCTGCTCCGATGACCCGCGAAGGCTGGATTTTATCGCTGGCCGATAAAGCGGCCTCGTTGGCTGATCTAACAGCCTATGTGCGGGGCTTGGTCAATGGCCGCTCGCAACAAACCAAACGCGAACTCCAAGCCAGCGATCCCTTCTATCGCCCGCGCCGCAAGCCCAAACGCCGCGAACAACTGCGCAAAATGCTCGATCTTGATGTTTAGTTGATCACCAGCATAACCCTTGACGATGATTGTGTAACAGTTTTGTTGCACAATTTTTGTTTAATGAAGGCATTTTTGCTCTATCCTATTCCTGTGCAATTTAGCAGTAGGTAGTTCAATGTATTTTGTTCCTCAACAGAGACAAAATTTGCCAGTTAAATCAATTGTTCGATTTATATTAAAAAATACGCTAATCACTTCACTAATTACATCTATTCCTATCGGATTTTTAATGGTCTACGTAAATAAATATATTCTATCAATATTTATGTTTATTTATTGTATGTATCTGTATATTCCAGTCGGATTAGTTGTCGTAACCACGCATATAGTGTTGACAACGTTTTGTGTAAAACTGATTGGCGATACCAATAGGAAACAGTTAACCATCATTTGTGGAATTATTGGTATGCTGTTATTGATTGGTGTCTATCTCTATCGGCCATTTGTGCAACCACATATGGGGGCAGAATTAGTCGTCGTGAGTATGTATATTGGTGGATTAATTATTCCAGCAATGATTCAAATCGGCTCGGTTATCTGGCATATATGGCATGATCCTGACCCATGGGATCTATTGGGAGTATTGCATCAACCAACTGTTTAAGATAGCTTGATGCCTGTTTGAACAGAACTTAATATTTTTGACCGAATCTCGTGAGCGGCGTATTATAGCACTATATGCTTGGATCAAACATCCAGCATATCAGTGTTTTAGGAGGATAGAGTTTATGCGTTTGCTACGTGCGTTCGCGTTGTTGCTATTGGTGGCAGTTTTGGCTCCGCTCGGCTTACAGAGTGGGGTTGTAAGTGCCCAAAATGAGCAACGCACGGTCACTATTTTGGAAACCAGCGATATCCACGGTAATTTAATGGCCTGGGATTACTACACCAACAAGCCTGCCGAATGGGGCATGACCAAGGTCGCAACCCTCATCAAACAAGAACGGGCGATCGATCCCAATCTCTTGTTGGTCGATAATGGCGATACGATTCAAGGCACGCCTTTGACCTACTACTACAATGTGATCGACCAAAATGCCGCGCATCCTATGGCTGCGGTGTTTAATGCGCTCAAATATGATGTTTCATCGTTGGGTAACCACGAATTCAACTATGGGATGGATGTGCTGAATCGCTATATCAGCCAAGCTCAATACCCAGTAATGAGCGCCAACGTGCGCAAAAGCGATGGGAGCGAAGCCTTCAAGCCCTACATGATTAAGGATGTAAACGGCGTGAAAGTGGGCTTTTTGGCCTTGACCACGCCAACCGTGCCAACTTGGGAAAAACCCGCGAATATTGCAGGCCTACAATTCGCCGATCCGGTAGAAGTTGCTAAGCAATATGTGCCGCAAATTCGTGCTGAAGGTGCGCATATCGTGGTGCTGCTGCAACACACGGGCTGGGAAAAACAGCCTGCCGAAGCGACCAAACCCGAAGCATGGCTAACTGACCCCAGCACTTGGCGCGATACTGGCTCGTTGCCAGGTGAAAACGTTTCAATTAAACTCGCCCAAGAAGTGCCTGGTGTTGACGTGATTTTGACTGGTCACTCACACTTGAGCGTGCCCAAGGCAGTGATCAACAATGTGCTGTTGATTGAGCCATCGTATTGGGGCCGCGCTTTGGGCAAAGTGACGATTACCGTCGAGAAAAATGGCGATAGTTGGAATGTGATCAACAAAGATTCAATCAATATTTCAGTGACCAATGTTGCCGAAGATCAAGAGATCAAAGCCTTGGTACAACCGTATCACGACCAGACCTTGAGCTATATCAGCCAACCAGTTGGTACTGCTAGTGCCGAATTTGCTGGCGGCCCCAAGGCGCGTTATCGTGATAGCGCTTTGGCCGATTTGATCAACAATGTTCAAAAGCAAGCCGCTGCTGATGCAGGCTACCCCGTTGATCTCTCGTTGGCGGCAATTTTTACCGATGGCGGGATGATTCCAGCGGGCCAAATTACCCTACGCGATGCCTACAGCATTTATATTTACGATAACACGCTGTATGTGATGGAAATTAATGGTGATATTTTGCGCCGCGCGTTGGAGCGTAACGCCGAATATTTCCGCCAGCTTGACCCCAATGCCTTGCCCAGCGATCCCAAGGCGGTAGTCAATGATAATGCCCGCGATTACAACTGGGATTTATACACCGACATCGAATATACTTACGATTTGACCAAGCCAG
This sequence is a window from Herpetosiphon gulosus. Protein-coding genes within it:
- a CDS encoding HD domain-containing protein, coding for MDDLIEDLLAHPKVLETRSHLHHGIAKYEHLMRVTRYSYRIARLLKADVRVCARAALLHDIDSRYGTLENHGAVAARWAEEQGEDFAVCQAIIGHMYPIGPAPMTREGWILSLADKAASLADLTAYVRGLVNGRSQQTKRELQASDPFYRPRRKPKRREQLRKMLDLDV
- a CDS encoding 5'-nucleotidase C-terminal domain-containing protein, encoding MRLLRAFALLLLVAVLAPLGLQSGVVSAQNEQRTVTILETSDIHGNLMAWDYYTNKPAEWGMTKVATLIKQERAIDPNLLLVDNGDTIQGTPLTYYYNVIDQNAAHPMAAVFNALKYDVSSLGNHEFNYGMDVLNRYISQAQYPVMSANVRKSDGSEAFKPYMIKDVNGVKVGFLALTTPTVPTWEKPANIAGLQFADPVEVAKQYVPQIRAEGAHIVVLLQHTGWEKQPAEATKPEAWLTDPSTWRDTGSLPGENVSIKLAQEVPGVDVILTGHSHLSVPKAVINNVLLIEPSYWGRALGKVTITVEKNGDSWNVINKDSINISVTNVAEDQEIKALVQPYHDQTLSYISQPVGTASAEFAGGPKARYRDSALADLINNVQKQAAADAGYPVDLSLAAIFTDGGMIPAGQITLRDAYSIYIYDNTLYVMEINGDILRRALERNAEYFRQLDPNALPSDPKAVVNDNARDYNWDLYTDIEYTYDLTKPAGQRVTKLQLNGVDITPEQTLRIAINNYRAGGGGGFAMFREGKIIYQSTSEIRDLIAESVKNAGTIDPAVVNKVNFTLVPDLYAHYFGNASQPTATPVPAVPTATPAPGVPITLPDTSGNQPTYAWVWALVAMALLALGLVVRRN